In the Hermetia illucens chromosome 1, iHerIll2.2.curated.20191125, whole genome shotgun sequence genome, AAGATAAGCGAACACGTTGAAACACTAAATCCCAAATCTTCAAAGATTGATTTTGCAGAGAAGAAAAGCGAGGGTCAATTGACTAGCAAAAATACGTGTCAACCTCAATCGAGCGATGTCATGACACGGAAAGCACACGAATTCTCGGGCAAAATATAAAATCAATGATACTTGAGCCAGGAGTTTGTAGGGAGCTTAACGTTTTTGTAAGTGGGTCCTCATATTACATTAACTGGTTATTAGTTATTTCTCATAGTTTGTTGTTCAAGGGAATTTCTAAATAAAGGTATATCCGAGATAAGAATTCTTTCTGAGCACGCAAAAACATCAAAGATCCTGTTTGACTAAATCGCTTACTTTGTTAAATAGCGCATCTGCGTGACTTTCAGTGTTTGGCATTGGCTCGTATTATCCAATCAAGCTCGCTCAAAATCCAACTTCCCACACAAATCATATTATCGTTTATCACATTTTGTTCAAGAATAAGTCAAAGACAAAAAGCTTGAAATCCAGTACATTCCTGGAAATCAACAAGTAGTCAATATTtttatgaagaatttttgaGGATCATTTTTTAGTTTCTTTGTAATAAATTGGGAATGATGGAAAAATTTCAAGTTTGAGGGGAAGTGTTAAAATTCAAATCGGTAATGTGTGATATCAAAAATTGACATGACTTGGTTTTGCTTACTTTGCACCTTTTTTCAGGGCAGGGCAGCGTATCGGCTTTTTCTCGCAGTAAGCAAGCATGCCTCGGTTGTCAATAACCACCGGCCGCCGTGTTTTAGTAGTACGAAACCTACAAAAGATAACAGTGGAAATTATATCCACATGGGATCCTTTTCTGAAAAGTTCTAAGCATGAGAAGTTATCATATAGGACAACGACAGTAGCCGAGGAGGAGACTCTGTGCACTGTTGCCAAGACTTTTAGTGTAAATCGTGGAAAGGAGCAATCTGGAATAGTGTTTCCTCTTCTTGGGGATCTCAAAAATGAAACGTTTGAGTTCATAAAGAAGAAGCGTAATAGCTACCAAAACACTCGGGCTCTGCTAAGGAGAAACATCAGTGCCTGAAGGAAAAATTCTGGTATCCCCGAAGTAATCTTAAAATTAAAAACAGAATTGCTACAAACATATGAGGATAATAAGAACATGTTAGCGCTGCCTATAAAACTGTTGTGAATAAGATGTTTGGGCAAAAGTCACCATAAGTGACGCGCCTGcggttcttgttgaaaataattacaagtGTTTTTTCTACTACAGCAGAAGGAGAGAACTCAGCCAAGGGTTCAAAAGGATGTTTTCTCGATGAGGTTACTGAGAAGAAACTATGACAGATCTGCGGATGAATTGGAAGGCTCTAAAAATTTAGAACATTGATCTATTCACGATGCGATGGCTGCGTTAGCTTCTCAAACTCGTTGCCCTGGGTTTGAATCCCAGTCGTACTGGATCGTTGTGTTCGTTTCGCTGCTGTTCGCTTATCATATGGACAggattaagtgtgatgataatgaagtggaagcacaatctgaatggtctcgattagtattttccgtaGCCGGTCTTAGtcttgacatttgctggaagggTAAGTACtgcagggggtcgaaattgagCATTTctctaacggacccattctcagaaactaccccaaccgaaaaatctggaaaaaatcagcctaggccccgaaatatcccccatatcgatatcctctgaaataaggttaataatagtatattactatttttagtaattggttgtaaaaccccccttaagttcacgaaAGTGCAGCAATGTgggctatgatatagagcatgatcctaccaagtttgatggaaatcgcaccattagtCACAGTTATAATAtgccaaagttgtcgcttctttgcaaattcaagactatgaatgtcaatatcacccggaagtggatactctcacataatatatgcatatattatcttctatgtactaatggggcaaatgaaaaacttttcatacttgaagcgtccagcttccggtttccccgacttgttttgtattgTAAATTGAAGGATTAATTGTTGAACTACTTTGAATCAAGTAAAGTTAACGTAGTTTGGTCTGTCGGACTCATTCTTGAAGGCTTAACTATTCTAAAATTCTTCAAGGGGACTTTTCACAGTCAGCGTTtttttgccaaatttttttatttactaattCGATAGAGTATAGTTTCACGAATCATAATTCAATTTTAAGTCGAAACTCGCAATAAtttgtttttgaagattttttttttaatgcaaaTCAGGAAATTTCATGCACGTCGCTACCGACAGAAGGCACAAAGCAGCACATTTTTTATATGAATTGTTTTTGTGACACCACGTTTTTCTGGATACTTTTTGAGATTCCTTGTCCaggtcaactttgagctactgtaactttgctagtaatagtacaATTCTGATCAAACTTGGCGATAacatgtttcatattatattctatagtaataccaacttttataaatctaggataaacttaaggggggtttctattcaatttccccaaaaatatggtaatatactattattaacttaatttgagcggatatcaatatggggagtattttggggcctgggcaccatatagacatagctttattttttttcagattttttggttgagtactttccgagaatgggtccgttaaagaaatcatcactttccaccccttgctaacaaatgtcaaaactaaaatcagtactaatcgagacctttcatttgctacccaacatgactatatttggtgaaaaaaaattttacacccccgctttacatgtatggggagaagTGTGTAGAACTGAAAGAAGATGatgtcaaaaaataaaaagttccaAAATATTGTAGGAATCGAAAAAGCAATCTCGGAGGAGGCAAAACTGGATGACAGGCGAACGCAGTCGTCGACCGAAGACTGAGATTAGTAATCTGAACGCCGTGAAGTGAATTTACATATGTATGAGAGATATGCAATAAAGTGTATTTTGACCATAGTTAAATTTACCGTTTGATCTATATCTCCCTACAATTCGGGGACCCAGCCGGGAAAATTCTAAATACTGGACGCGACGCGCAATAAATTGACAAGAATGAGGGTGTGATTTACAAACAATCAACATACTTTGCTAAGATAGCTTATCATTGCCGATAgtgaaaaccataaaaaaaaccTTCACAAAGTCGTGTTTGGCAAGGAGTCTTCGAGAATCCGCTGGATATAAATTCAGTATCGGCTCGCCGGAATATTGCAAGAAAATCGTTTAATGGCGGAGATAACTATCTAGTGAAGAAATGGGTTGAAGAGATGGAGGAAACAGGGACCTCGTTCGGGTGGACAGAGACAGACAAACTGATTGTTATGAAAAGGTTATTGGAAGGGCTAGCAAAGATTTTTGTGCAAGACGTATCAAATCTAACAACCTGGAGTAGACTGAAAGCGGCTGTTTGCGAAGAGTTCGTAGAAAAGTTGAATGGCGCTAATTTACATCATCTTATGAATCGCAAAAATACAGAAAAAGAGTCAGAGTCAGGGAGTTGGAGAATAGTGGAATCCGGATAATTTGTACATCGATTATTCGATTCACATAAATTTGCAGGACTCCagcgttaattttttttattttgtactcccaataattggtaatcccgatatttcgtaccaaaccgtcagtcccttgaccgcatctggattctactgtatttgcTAAAAATGAAGGAGATAGTTAGTCGCGCTGAAATCGGAGAATCGCCCATGTTCACTATATCCAAACTGGTTGACACGGGCAGTCAAGTTAACCTGGTATTAGCGGAGACGTTGCAGCTATTAGTGTTCCGATTATGCGGCGAACAGGGGAATGACGTTTACCCAAAAAGGACATTTGGAACGAAAGTGAAAGGAGATGGCGATGATTATACTGCTAGATTTTCGTTATGCCTTTTGATATCATTGTTGGAAGCGGCTTTTTCCAAAAAGCTGCGTTGATTCTAAATTATGCCGGGCGGTTCATCAGAAAAATATAGCCCAGTGCTTCGCTAATGTACATCGATGTACGACATTATGAAGAATGGAATATTGGCGAAACAATTTCAATCCAGGAAAAGAAAGAGATCGAAAAAACTATCGCTGATTTTGTTCTCAAAAGGATAAAAGAAACTGAAGTAAAAATGTCTATCGTAGTAAAGGACACGAAACCAATATTCAGCGTACCAAGAAGACTTCAAATAAAAGAGCGTGAAATAGCCGACAAGCAAATCGAAGTTTGACTTCAAAAGGGTATCATCGAAACATCAGTATCGGAATATTCGAGTCAAGTCCAAGTAGCATTGAAAAGGGCAGATAACCTCGAGTTGTGATAGATTATTGTCGTcaataaaataatcaaaaaggATTGGTTTCCAGGGGGTTTATTTATCTTCACCACATTAGACTTGAAGGACGgattcttcttcctcttccgaCCAATATCAGTTTCGTCATATTTCGCTTGGCTTGAGTAATTCACCATCCATATTTCAACGATTTATGAATTGCATATTTTGGGACTTGTCGAATCGAGGAGTAGCATTTCCATACATGGGCGCTATTATTGTAACGGCATACGATGAACGTGAGGGAAATTAAAAGTTGAAAGCAGTATTGCAAGTAGTCAGGGACTATGGTCCAATcattaacaaaaagaaatgcCAATTTTTGGTAAAATGAATCGAATTTCTGGGAAGCATTTTCGAAAATGGTGGCATATCACCTTCTCGACAAGTGTTAAAGAAGTGCAAAACTTCCTGGGATTATcagaaaattttcgaaaattcatCCCGAAGTTCTCATTGATAACGAAACCACTGAATGACCTACTTCGAGACGGTGTAAAGTTTCAGCGAAAAGGACTTAACATGTTGAAAAATTCAATGTCGGAGCAACCAGCTCTACAGATTTACGACTCCAATCTCGAAACAGAAATACATACCGATGCCAGTAAGCAAGGACTTGGAGTTGTACTTTTACAAAAGTCAGTAGAAAACGTTCGATTTCATTACACGTACTATACCACGCGCAAGAAGAAAAGTTATCATCCTACGAATTAGAGGTTCTAGCCGTATTTCAGGTTCTACGTAAATTCCGGGTATATTTGCTAAGTATACCCTTCAACATAATGATTGTTAGGTTTCGAATAAACTATGAAAaagaaagattttgtttcaaataGCTCGATGGGACATGTTTCTGGAAGAAAAATCAATATGCCATCAAATATAGGTCTGGATCAAAGTTCAACATATGGCAACGGCGATAGAAAAGGGACTTGGAGATGGGAAATGTACCGTTGCATACTTATCATGCTGAATGTCTGTGTCCACCAATATCGTCGCACGAAGGATGTAAGATTTTGGTGATTGTGGATAGCTCCACGAAATATGCGTGGCTTTACTGGAAGAAACAACGATGGCAGCAGAGCTAACTGCAAAGATGGAATGGGAATCCGTTAAAAATCGTCACGGATCGAGGATCAGCGTTTACGTCCTAGAAATTTGAGAAAGGGAAAGGGAGAACATACAATATCTGCTCATAACGACTGGATTACCCCGGGCAAATGGATAAATCGAGCGATTAAATAGCGTTGTCGCATCAGCTCTGTCGAAATTAGCTGCGGATGAATCTACAAAGTAGTGCAAGTACGTATCATTTGCCCAGCTGGCAATCAAGTCGACTTTGAACAGAAGTATAGACGTAACATCATTTGAGCTGTTAGTGGACATCATTGAAACGCCTATCTCGACATTCGGTAATGAGAGGAACCGCAAACGTGAAACTGCAAAACACCAAATCGCTAGGTTTCAGAAAAAAACACTAAAACGTGCGTACGTCGAAAGAAACCTCATCGATATCAAAATGTTGACCTGATAGCGATAAAACGTACGCAATTTGGGCCTGGACTAAAGTTGAAACCTAAATATTTGGGGTGTAACGGCACGTATGATGTGATAAAGTAAGGGATTCATGACGGGCCGAAAGCTACCACAACCTGTCATGAAGCGGTGAAGTGTTGCGAGCCTTTTTCATTTGAGTCGTATGAATCGCAAGATGGCCGAATTGTAGGAACCGAACGAGTAATGTCGGAGGAGACAATACTGGATTGCAGGCGAGCGCAGCCGTCGACCGAAGACCGACAGGATTCGGAGCGCTGTGTATTTTGATCATAGTTAAATTTTCCGTTTGATTTCTCTCCCTACTATACATCgtttttcctcctccttccttttcaaacccgaaaaatcgggttgACTATGTGAACCTAGTTGAGAACTCCTGAGCTTAGCCATTAGAATGGGACTATCCATGCAAATAAATAATAAGCATAGGACCACAAAACTAGACCCTACATAAGTTACCTATTCATCCAcccttttctttcctttctaTATATTCCCATTAAAAGTTTGTCGAACAAGTCTAATCATAAGTGTGGTTGTGATCGAGAGATGGACTGCAATCTTCGATTctcataaagttttgtttttacatCCTCGAACGTGAGTCCCTTCCTAGCTCTTTACatcaggaaacacaaaaccttttattcctGAAGAGCTTAGCTGCTGGATTGTGGTCTCTTTTCTATTTAGTATAAACCCTGAGACGTTTATCTTGTCTGCGtttttattattcacaaaagaaaaaaatataataaaggcCAGGGCGCGTTAGGCTTCGCGGTTTTTACCTTTTACCATAATTCCTCAAACTCTGCATACTTTTCCCGCAACCTTTGCAATTTAGCTACCGTATTCGGATGAAGGGCAAGCTTGGTTCTACCTCTAATAGAAAACATTAATAGAGGCAGGCAAACTGACAACGACATCCATTCATTATACTAGTTTTGCCTGTATGAAGCCCACAGCCCACTGGGGTGTCATTCAATCTTAAAATGGGAAAACATATTTTCACCGAAAGCATAGAGTCACGCATCAGCATTGTATGATTGATATCGTTCCCTTTTGTCAGGAGGTAAAACGGGTTACACACATGGTTCACGCGTTCAATCAAAAACCTATTTAAGGTGCCGTCACCGCTTGAATTCCAAATTTCTCGTAaactcaacaaacaaaatattggACGTTACACTAAATGACTATAGAAACTTCACAAAAATTGTCAAGATCAACAAAAATCAGACCAGAATATTGAATCACAGCTTGCATAAACAGAACAGCAGTGGGATGAAGGCTCCGATTGCGATGAAGACGGGCAGCATCACGGACGAGTCGTCCATCGAGTAGGGGTTGGGCTGCCGCGGGCCACTCGTCTTTCGTGCTTTCGTGGAGGTCGGCTTCTCGATGATATCCTCATTGATGATATCTTGCTCTACTGAGCGTTCAGTTGGGTCGTCATTGTTCAGGGGCGGCAATCTGGGCACTCGTTCGACGTCCCCTTTAAGCAGGGCAAAGGCGTTGATCTTCGGATTGTCGCGGTCAGTTTTCACGAATTCTATGGTAATCTTGGAGGCTTTGATATCCGATTCTTCTTCCTTGTAGAACAATTTACCGCGGGATACAGTGAAGAAAATGTATTCGTCATGGGCGACTCCCTTGCCAACTTGTTGAAAAATATCGAGCTCAGCTATGACTGTATGCTCCCCATTTAGGACCACATCGAAAACCTTCATGTTTGGAGCGTTGAAGTAGACCTCGCAGAACTTGAGCACGAGGACATAGTCTCCGTCGCCGCTGATTGGAATTTCGTAGCCAAAATTGGCGGTGTGGTAGCGTTCGGTTTGGTAAAGGATCTCGTCACTCTGGGGCACTCGGCCGATCATCAGCAGCTGTTTACCGTAGGCAGAAGCGGTGCCGATGACCCCATGCAGAGGATCCGCCTCATACCGTATTCCATGCCGGTCCGTATGCTCCTCGCCGCCGGCGTTTACGGCATAGATCACTTGCAGCGGCTTATTTGTCGCTTGCACTAAACTCAAAAATTGTACGGTGAAGGTGACTAGAACTAAGACTTTTATGTGCTTGCACGTTTGCGTTATCAAATCGATCATTTTTGTTGCGTTTTATATCGAGTTCGCGCTGTTAACTACTTCGGACACGTAAGAAAAACAAACTTTAGTCGTGGCGGTACGGGTGCGCTACTCAACCGATCGCTTTCGTTGCGTTCCCATGCATATTCTCTACGTGGCAGAATAGTTTTGGCGGCTACTTTTCGGCGTAAATAGGTTATACTGAGAGTAGTGTCATGTTGTAGTGATTGTGATAagtgataacagcaggtttaagttagaatttatgaaaaaaacGAGCTGCCTGTCAATTACTGACACGACGATAAATGACGAAAACAACTTTAAAAAATCAATTTGACAGTTAACAGCTGATGGGCGTTTGAGGGGAATTTTGGATTTTGCGATTGGCAGAGGAACGATGGTAATGGGTGGGAATGGAGAAACATATGGGGTTCCTATTCGAATttgtttattaataattaaACATCCCGACTCTGTAAAGGGAAAAACCAATTAACCATAAAACTTATTTTCAATGAGGAGTGTAGATGGTTTTCCCACCAGAAACCTAGTTTCAGCATTTCTAGCATTCTAAAGCATGGAAGGAATATTCCGACCCCTTTCGAGAATGTAAACCGCCCGCCACT is a window encoding:
- the LOC119661248 gene encoding malectin, coding for MIDLITQTCKHIKVLVLVTFTVQFLSLVQATNKPLQVIYAVNAGGEEHTDRHGIRYEADPLHGVIGTASAYGKQLLMIGRVPQSDEILYQTERYHTANFGYEIPISGDGDYVLVLKFCEVYFNAPNMKVFDVVLNGEHTVIAELDIFQQVGKGVAHDEYIFFTVSRGKLFYKEEESDIKASKITIEFVKTDRDNPKINAFALLKGDVERVPRLPPLNNDDPTERSVEQDIINEDIIEKPTSTKARKTSGPRQPNPYSMDDSSVMLPVFIAIGAFIPLLFCLCKL